In one window of Cupriavidus necator N-1 DNA:
- a CDS encoding RnfH family protein has protein sequence MSPTDAGAGTVHIAVCYARPDTVFLKEIDVPAGTTIAAAIVGSGLQQACPEVDPSTMRVGIFGKLKTPETVVREGDRVEVYRPLTADPKQARRKRVQKQRAGGTREGQKWLRGSG, from the coding sequence ATGTCGCCAACTGACGCTGGCGCGGGGACGGTGCATATCGCGGTCTGCTATGCGCGGCCCGATACCGTCTTCCTGAAGGAGATCGACGTGCCGGCCGGCACCACGATTGCCGCGGCGATCGTCGGCTCCGGGCTGCAGCAGGCCTGTCCGGAGGTGGACCCGTCGACCATGCGGGTGGGCATCTTCGGCAAGCTCAAGACGCCGGAGACGGTGGTGCGCGAAGGCGACCGCGTGGAGGTTTACCGGCCCTTGACCGCCGATCCCAAGCAGGCACGCCGCAAGCGGGTGCAGAAGCAGCGCGCGGGCGGCACGCGCGAAGGCCAGAAGTGGTTGCGCGGCAGCGGTTGA